One segment of Pangasianodon hypophthalmus isolate fPanHyp1 chromosome 10, fPanHyp1.pri, whole genome shotgun sequence DNA contains the following:
- the LOC113538992 gene encoding complement component C1q receptor → MLRALIAVLCALLPAQRATCATTKCTAKECFTLHTEKVRFEKASANCFENGGYLITVRDDNDLEAVKSLLALAGKLSVREKVWIGLKLSKGSCVLSDKGLHGFRWISGAPDSSYSNWRNEPKSTCTEERCVSLSTATEGLKWSDGSCRERALYMCVYYFRGMCKPLLLAGPGEVNYTLPFLKVPLKQDRGLAMLPHATFAEIRCAYDSEVNTYAVCNERGAHFVWEKPGPYCASGQRSCKTRNGGCDQLCFDDGDVGVRCDCKEDYYLGNDKVTCFLKDACRNSPCKHECTPTATGFACTCPEGFELSEDKVSCKDVDECNQDICNGHICHNKQGGYECECKKGFKDVDGVCEDIDECAETVCARHAKCLNSEGSFSCYCSPGFRKYGEQCVDIDECLNRPCEGLCSNTDGSYTCSCGPGFRLAENRISCVPDQKRATTSRDFEIVLTKGLDEPALTTVTPRLNTETTAEAHQSVRNDGSVVASWVLVYALGSVIPLLLLITLTAVIVVHRWNRSRKDAQKKSATADSYCWVSSGYTPHLETQRKRIY, encoded by the coding sequence ATGCTGCGCGCTCTGATCGCGGTGCTGTGCGCTCTGCTGCCTGCTCAAAGAGCCACTTGTGCCACCACCAAGTGCACAGCCAAAGAGTGCTTCACTCTCCACACAGAAAAGGTCAGGTTTGAGAAAGCCAGTGCGAACTGCTTCGAAAACGGCGGCTACTTGATTACAGTAAGAGACGATAATGATTTAGAAGCTGTGAAGTCACTTCTCGCGTTAGCCGGGAAGCTTTCAGTGCGGGAAAAAGTCTGGATAGGACTGAAGCTTTCTAAAGGGAGCTGTGTGCTCAGTGACAAGGGGCTGCACGGCTTCAGATGGATCTCCGGCGCCCCGGATTCCTCCTACTCCAACTGGAGAAACGAACCGAAGAGCACGTGCACGGAGGAGCGCTGCGTCTCGCTCTCTACTGCAACCGAGGGCCTGAAATGGAGCGATGGCTCTTGTAGGGAGCGCGcgctgtatatgtgtgtgtattattttaggGGCATGTGCAAACCCTTGTTACTTGCAGGACCGGGAGAGGTTAATTACACGcttccatttttaaaagtgcCACTTAAACAAGACCGCGGTTTGGCTATGTTACCTCATGCAACATTCGCTGAGATAAGGTGCGCGTATGACAGTGAGGTGAACACTTATGCGGTGTGTAACGAAAGAGGCGCGCATTTCGTCTGGGAAAAGCCCGGGCCATACTGCGCCTCGGGTCAGCGGAGCTGCAAAACCAGAAACGGGGGATGTGATCAGCTGTgctttgatgatggtgatgtcgGAGTGCGTTGTGACTGTAAGGAGGACTACTACCTCGGCAACGATAAAGTCACATGTTTCCTTAAAGACGCCTGCCGCAATTCACCCTGCAAACACGAGTGCACGCCGACAGCCACCGGGTTTGCATGCACGTGTCCAGAGGGCTTTGAGCTTTCCGAAGACAAGGTCAGCTGCAAAGATGTTGACGAATGTAACCAGGACATTTGCAATGGTCATATATGTCACAATAAACAAGGGGGCTATGAGTGTGAATGCAAGAAAGGCTTTAAGGACGTTGATGGTGTGTGCGAGGACATAGACGAATGTGCAGAAACGGTGTGCGCGCGTCACGCCAAGTGTCTCAATTCCGAGGGTTCGTTCTCTTGTTACTGCTCTCCTGGCTTTAGAAAGTATGGAGAGCAATGTGTAGATATCGACGAATGTCTGAATCGGCCTTGTGAAGGTTTATGTAGCAATACAGACGGAAGCTACACGTGTTCTTGTGGCCCAGGCTTCCGCTTAGCTGAGAACCGCATCAGCTGTGTTCCAGACCAAAAGCGCGCAACAACTTCTCGTGATTTCGAAATAGTGTTAACTAAAGGTTTGGATGAGCCAGCACTAACCACAGTCACGCCACGTTTAAACACAGAGACAACTGCGGAAGCGCACCAAAGCGTGCGCAATGATGGCTCAGTTGTCGCTTCTTGGGTTTTGGTGTATGCTTTGGGCTCGGTAATCCCCCTTCTCCTCCTGATTACTCTCACTGCGGTGATTGTTGTGCACCGCTGGAATCGCTCACGCAAAGACGCCCAGAAGAAAAGCGCCACAGCAGACAGCTACTGCTGGGTGTCTTCTGGATACACACCTCACTTAGAAACACAGCGGAAGAGAATATACTGA